The nucleotide sequence GCGCCGTCGTGGGAGTCGCGGACGGGGTCGCACGAGGAGTTCGACGCCGAGGCGCCGTTCGAGGTCGTCCGGCACCCGACGTCGCTGATGCTGCCGACGCCGGACGTGCTCCGCCGGGCGAAGCAGATCATGCGGGCGCGGGACTGCGAAGCCGTCTGGTTCGGTGCCGCGGCGCCGCTCGCGCTGCTGGGGCACCCGCTGCGCCGGGCCGGGGCACGCCGCGTGGTGGCGTCGACGCACGGCCACGAAGTCGGCTGGTCCATGCTCCCGGCTTCGCGGCAGGCGCTGCGGCGGATCGGCGACACCGCCGACGTCGTCACCTACGTCAGCCGGTACACCCGTGGCCGCTTCGCCGCGGCGTTCGGCGCGATGGCCGGGCTGGAGCTGCTGCCCTCCGGCGTCGACACCGAGGTGTTCCGGCCGGATCCGGCCGCGCGCGCGGAGATCCGCGCCCGCCACGGCCTCGGTGACCGGCCGACCGTCGTCTGCGTGTCGCGGCTGGTCCCGCGCAAGGGCCAGGACCAGCTGATCCGCGCGCTGCCGGCGATCCGCGAGCGCGTTCCGGACGCCGCCCTGCTGCTCGTCGGCGGCGGCCCGTACCGCAAGAAGCTCACCGAACTGGTCACCGAGCTGGGCTTGGAGCGCGACGTCGTGCTCACCGGATCGGTGCCGTGGGCCGAGCTGCCGGCGCACTACACCGCCGGCGACGTCTTCGCGATGCCCGCGCGCACCCGGGGCAAGGGCCTCGACGTCGAAGGGCTCGGGATCGTCTACCTGGAGGCCTCGGCGACCGGGCTGCCGGTGGTCGCCGGCAACTCCGGCGGGGCGCCCGAAGCGGTGCTCGACGAGGTCACCGGGCACGTCGTCGAAGGCCGGGATGTCGTCCAGCTGAGCGAGACCCTGGTCAGCCTGCTGGCCGACCCGGTCCGCGCGCGCCGGATGGGCGAGGCCGGCCGGGCGTGGGTGACGGCGAACTGGCGCTGGGACGTCATGGCGCGGCGGCTGTCCGGCCTGCTGGACGGCGATCCGGTGGCCGTGGTCCGCTAAGGCGTGTAGAGCGCGGGGTGCCGGGGATCGTCGACCCGCACCACGACGTCGGCGAGCGAGCTCGGATCCACCTCTTCCTCGTAGCGCTCGTAGGCCGGGACCGCCCAGGCCTCCGGTACGCGGCGGCGCAGGGCGGCGGGGGAGAGCCACAGATGCACGGCCAGGTCGACGGCCAGCCCGGCGCCGAGCAGCAGTTCGCCGTCGAGGAGCACGACCCCGCCTTCGGGCAGCGGCACCCGCTCGGCGCGGGTGGCCCGGTCGCGCTCGGCGTCCCACAGCGACGGCAGGACCTCGCCCGACCCCTTCAGCGGCTCCAGGACTTCGCGGCGCAGGGCACCGAGGTCGAGCCAGCCGGTGTAGCGGGCGTCGGGGTTCGTGCGGCCGTGCTCGAAGCGCAGGGACGCGGGGCGCAGGAAGTCGCCGGCCGAAACGCGCAGCGTCGCGCGGCCGCGCAGGCGTAGCGGATCGACCAGGGCATCGGCGAGTTCCGCGGTTCCGGTGGCGCCCGCCGCGCCGTCGACGGCCACCGCGATCCGCGGCGAGGTCAGTGCGTCGATGCGGTCGGTGAGTTCCTCGGCGAGGACGGCGGGGGAGATCGGGCGGTAGCGCACGGGTTCCCATCTTCCACCCGGGCCACCCGCCGGTTTTGTCGTACCCCGGTGGGAAGATGAGGACATGAGTTCTTCAGTGGGGAAGACGGCCGATGTCGGGTGGAACATCGGCGTTTCGCGCACCTTGCCCTACCCGGCCGAGGTGGTGTGGGACTTCCTGGTCAGCCGCGAGGGCGTCACGATCTGGCTCGGCCCCGGTGTGGAACTGCCCAGGGAGCCGGGCGCGGAGTACGAAACGGCGAACGGCACGGTCGGCGAGATCCGCAGCTTCGCCGACGGCGACCGCGTGCGGCTCACGTGGCGGCCGAGCGACTGGGACCACGACTCGACCGTGCAGGTGCGGCTGAGCGGCACGGGAGCCAAGACCACGCTGCGGTTCCACCAGGAATGGCTTGCGGACGCGGAAGAGCGCGCGCAACAGCGGGCATACTGGCAGGACGTGACGGAGCGCGTCGTGGCGGCACTCGCCGAACGCTGACGCCGTGAGCAATGGGGGCTGACGTGACGACCGACGAAATCCTCGAGGTGGCACAAGACTTCGCGCAGGACGCGCACCTCTTCTCGGAGATGTTGCGCGAAGGCGGCCCGGTGCGCCTGGTGCGGCTGCCGCCGCGGGGCCTGCCGTGCTACGTGGTCACCGGGTTCGCGGAGGCGCGGGCGCTGCTGGCCGATCCGCGGCTGCAGAAGAGCAGCCAGGGCATCCGTGCGGTCTTCGAAGCGAAGCTGCCGCCGGAGGCGCTGCAAAACGGCCTGGGGCAGGACCTGAGCTGGCACATGCTCAACTCGGACCCGCCGGACCACACGCGGCTGCGGAAGCTGGTGAACAAGGCGTTCACCGCGCGCACGGTGGCCCGGCTGCGGCCGCGGGTCGAGGAGATCACCGCGGAGCTGCTCGACGCGCTGGCCGGGCAGGAGCGGGCCGACCTGGTGGCGTCGTTCGCCGCACCGCTGCCGATCACGGTGATCTGCGAGCTGCTCGGCGTGCGCGAAGAGGATCGCGCGGAGTTTTCCGGCTGGTCCAGGACACTGCTGAGCGCGGCGGTGAACCTGGAGCAGGTGCAGGCCGCGGCGGCGAGCATGTTCGCCTACCTGACCGACCTGATCGCCCAGAAGCGCGCCGAGCCGGCCGAAGACCTGCTGTCGGACCTGGTGCACGCGAGCGACGACGGGGATTCGCTGTCCGAGCCCGAACTGGTGTCGATGGCGTTCCTGCTGCTGGTCGCCGGGCACGAGACCACGGTCAACCTGATCGCCAACGCTGTGCTGGCGCTGCTGCGCGAGCCGGAGCAGCTGGCCCGGCTGCGCGCGGAGCCGGAGCTGCTGCCGGGCGCGGTGGAGGAGTTCCTCCGCTTCGACGGCCCGATCCACCTGGCCACCCTGCGGTTCACGGCCGAGCCGGTGGAGGTCGCCGGAGTGACGATCCCGGCGGGCGAGCTCGTGCTGGTCTCGCTGCTGGGCGCCAACCGCGACGCGGAGCGCTACCCGGAGCCGGACCGCCTGGACATCACCCGCGCGGTGAGCGGCCACCTGGCGTTCGGGCACGGGATCCACTACTGCGTGGGGGCGCCCTTGGCCCGGCTGGAGGCGGAGATCGCGCTCGGCGGGCTGCTGGCGCGGTTCCCGGGGCTGGCGCTGGACGCGAAGGCGGACGAGCTGGTGTACCGGACGAGTTCGCTGGTGCACGGGTTGGAGACGCTGCCGGTCCGGCTGTGAAGACGCTTCGGGCCGGGCCCGGGGAGCGAGGGGATGGGGCGGGCTGGGCGGATTTCGGCCGGTCGGTTCCACCCGCCGCCGAGGCGCGGGAACCCGGCTGAGGCGGTGTCGTAGGGTCGGCGGATGGACTCCGCCGACCTGCTCGCGTTGGACGCCCAGCACGTCTGGCACCCCTACGCGCCGATGCCGGCGAAGGTGCCGGCGCTGCTGGTCACCGAGGCGAGCGGCGTCCGGCTGAAGCTCGCCGACGGCCGGGAACTCGTCGACGGCATGTCCTCCTGGTGGTCCGCCATCCACGGCTACCGGCACCCCGTGCTCGACGCCGCCCTCACCGCGCAAGCCGGGCGGATGAGCCACGTCATGTTCGGCGGCCTCACCCACGAGCCCGCCATCACCCTCGCCAAGACCCTGGCCGACCTCAGCCCCGACGGCCTCGAGCACGTCTTCCTCTGCGACTCCGGTTCCGTCTCGGTCGAAGTCGCCGCGAAGATGTGCCTGCAGTACCAGCGCTCTCGCGGGCTCCCCGGGAAACGGCGGCTGCTCACCTGGCGCGGCGGCTACCACGGGGACACCTTCACGCCGATGAGCGTCTGCGACCCCGACGGCGGGATGCACTCGCTGTGGCGCGGGATCCTGCCCGAACAGGTCTTCGTGCCCGCACCGCCGTCCGGCTTCGACACCCCGCCCGATCAGTCCTATGTGGACCTCCTGGCCGCGGAAATCGAGCGGCACGAGGACGAACTCGCCGCGGTGATCGTCGAACCCGTGGTGCAGGGCGCCGGCGGAATGCGGTTCCACCACCCCGCCTACCTGCGCGCGCTGCGGGAACTCACCGAAGCGCACGACGTGCTGCTCGTCTTCGACGAGATCGCGACCGGCTTCGGCCGCACCGGCGCGCTGTTCGCCGCCGAGCACGCCGGTGTCACGCCCGACGTCATGTGCGTGGGCAAGGCGCTCACCGGGGGCTACCTGAGCATGGCGGCCGCCCTGTGCACCCCGGAAGTCGCCGCCGGGATCGCGCGCGGCGAACTGCCCGTCCTCGCGCACGGCCCGACCTTCATGGGCAACCCGCTCGCCTCGGCCGTCGCCAACGCCTCCCTCGGCCTGCTCGCCGACGGCGGCTGGCGCACCGACGTCACCCGGCTCGAAAAGGGCCTGCTCGACGGCCTGGCCCCGGCGCGCGACCTGCCCGCGGTCACCGACGTGCGGGTGCTGGGCGGGATCGGCGTGCTGCAGCTCGACCACCCCGTCGACCTGGCCGTCGCCACGGACGTCGTCACCGCGCACGGTGCCTGGTTGCGGCCGTTCCGGGACCTCGTCTACGCCATGCCGCCGTACGTTTCGACTGACGACGACCTCGCCGTGATCACCGGCGCGATGCTCGCGGTCGCCGAGAAGGCCTGAATTCAGCACATCGGGTGTGACCACCGGCACACCGAGACCCGAACTCCCCTCATCGTCGCGCAGCGTGCCGGACCACGATTTACACCACGCGAACGGTCGAGGCGACCAGGGTGAAACCGGCGGCGATCCCGTCGATCCTGTGCCCGGTCGAACGCGAGAAATCCTTGCGTAGCAGACATTTCGCCCGGTTTCGGCGATCCTGCCCCCATGATCGAGATCGTTCGTGGCGAACACGACACCGGACCCCCGAAGCACTCCGCACACCTGGAGAACCTCGAGCACGATTTCCTCGCGTCGATCGTCGTCTTCCTCGTCGCCGTCCCCCTGTCCCTCGGCGTGGCCTTCGCCGCCGGGGCGCCGCTGCTCTCCGGCCTGATCTCCGCGGTCGTCGGCGGGCTGGTCGCGAGCCTCTTCGGCGGATCGCCGCTGCAGGTCAGCGGGCCCTCCGCCGCCCTCACCGTGGTGCTGGCCGACACGATCGCCACCCACGGCTGGCCGGTCACCTGCGCGATCACCGTCGCCGCCGGCCTGCTCCAGATCCTCTTCGGCCTCACCCGGGCCGCCCGCGCCGCGCTCGCCGTGTCGCCGGCGATCGTGCACGGCCTGCTCGCCGGCATCGGCGTCACGCTCGTGCTCGGCCAGCTGCACGTCGTCCTCGGCGGCTCGGCCCAGGGCTCCGCGCCGGCCAACGTCCTGGCGCTGCCGGGGCAGGTCGCCGCCCACCACGACCAGGCCGTGCTGATCGGCGTCGTTACCCTCGGCGTCCTGCTGGCCTGGCCGCGGCTGCCGAACGCCGTCCGCCGCGTGCCCGCGCCGCTGGCCGCCGTCGCGCTGGCCACCGGCCTCTCCATCGCGACCGGCATGACCCTGCCGCGCGTCGACCTCCCCGCCGGGCTGCCCTCGCTGCACCTCGTGCCGCGGCTGCCGGACGGCGGCTGGGGCGGCTTCGCCGTCGCCGCGGTCACCATCGCGCTCATCGCCGGCCTGGAGAGCCTGCTGTCCGCGGTCTCGGTGGACAAGCTCCGCGGCGGCCCGCGCACCGACCTCGACCGCGAACTCATCGGGCAGGGCGCGGCGAACGTCGCCGCCGGCGCGCTCGGCGGCTTCCCCGTCACCGGCGTCATCGTGCGCAGCATGACCAACTTCGAGGCCGGCGCGCGCACCCGGGCCTCGGCGATCCTGCACTGCGGCTGGATCCTCGCCGCCTGCCTGCTGCTCACCGGCGTGCTGCGGCTGATCCCGCTGGCGGCGCTGGCCGCGCTGCTGGTGTACGTCGGGACGAAGCTGGTGAACCTGCACGGCCTCAAGGAAGTGCGGCGCCACGGCGACCTGCCGGTGTACGCGGTCACCCTGGCCGGCGCGGTGGCCGTCAACCTGCTCACCGGCGTCGCGGCGGGGGTCCTGCTGGCGCTGGCGATGATGCTGCGGCGGATGATCTTCTCCGGCATTCACGTCGAAAGGGAAAGCACCGGACGGGCGGGTGACCGCCACCGCGTCGTCATCGAAGGCGCGCTGACGTTCCTGTCCGTGCCGCGGCTGACCCGGGTGCTCGCCGACGTGCCCCCGCACGCCGAGGTCACCCTCGAGCTGCTCGTCGACTACCTCGACCACGCCGCGTTCGACTGCCTGCGCGGCTGGCAGCAGGCGCACGCCGGGCCGGTCACGGTCGACGAGATCGGGCACCCGTGGTTCGGGCGCGGCCGCGCGGGGGAGCCGACCGTGCGCCGCAGCGTCGCCGCGCGCGTGGTGCCGAGGTGGCTCGCGCCGTGGTCGGAGTGGCAGGCCGAGCACGTCGTGCTGCCCGCCCAGCGCACCGCCAGTTCCCTGCTGTGCCGCGGTGCTTCGGAGTTCCAGCGCCGCACGGCGCCGCTGCTGCGCGACACGTGGAGCGGGCTGGCGCACGGCCAGCAGCCGCACACGCTGTTCATCACCTGCGGCGACGCGCGGATCGTGCCGAACCTGATCACCACCAGCGGGCCGGGCGACCTGTTCACCGTGCGCAACATCGGCAACCTCGTGCCGCCGGCCGACGGCACGGACTCGTCGGTCGGCGCGGCGATCGAGTACGCCGTCGGCGTGCTCGAGGTCGCCGAGATCGTGGTGTGCGGCCATTCCGGCTGCGGCGCGATGAAGGCGCTGCTCGGCCGGGCCCCGGCCGGGCTCGACCAGCTCGGCAGCTGGCTGCGCCACGGCGAAGCGACGCTCCGGCGCCGCAGCCGCGAGGCACCGCTGCTGCTCGGCGGCGAGCGGCCGGCCGCCGAGGCCGATCAGCTGGCTCTGCAGAACGTGGCGCAGCAGCTGGAAATGCTGCGCGGCTACCCGGTGGTCGCGGCGGCCCTGGAGCGGGGCGCGCTGCGGCTGACCGGGATGTACTTCGACGTCGGCGCGGCGCAAGTGTCCCTTTTGGACGATGTGGTGCGCGGGTTCGTCCCCGCGGGGGCGCTGGAGCACTGACGAACCGACGGCGGCCACCTCCGTTGCCGGCGGAAGTGGCCGCCGTCGCGCAAAGCCTTGTGTCGTACGGAATTCAACTGTCACCTGACAGGCGGCGGCTTGTGAACGGCGTGTTAACGGGCTGCCCGGCATGTGACATCCGGGCTAATTGTGGCGATTTGTTCACTCGATCGGGTGGAACATAGCGGACATTTCACTCGATTTCCGGTTGCATGGTGATCATGAGACCCCTCGCCGTGCTCCGACACGACCTGCCGGCCTCACTGGTCGTCTTCCTCGTAGCCGTTCCCCTGTCCCTCGGCATCGCCCTCGCTTCGGGGGCCCCGGTCGCCGCCGGGCTGGTGGCCGCCGTCGTCGGCGGCATCGTCGCCGGCGCGCTCGGCGGCTCCGTGCTGCAAGTCAGCGGGCCCGCCGCCGGCCTGACCGTGGTCATGGCCGAAACCATCCAGACGTTCGGGTGGGTCGTCACCTGCGCGATCACCGTCGCCGCCGGCGCGTGCCAGATCCTGCTGGGGCTGAGCCGCATCGCGCGTGCCGCGCTGGCCATCTCGCCGGCGATCGTGCACGGCATGCTGGCCGGCATCGGCGTCACGATCGTGCTCGGCCAGCTGCACGTCATCCTCGGCGGCAAGGCCCAGAGCTCGGCCGTGGAGAACGTCGCCGAGCTGCCCGCCCAGATCATCGCCCACCACGACGCCGCCACCATCGTCGGCCTGATCACCATCGGCCTGCTGCTGCTCTGGCCGAAGCTGCCGGCCGCGGTCCGCAAGGTGCCGGGGCCGCTCGCCGCGATCGCGGTGGCCACGGTGGTGTCGGTGGTGTCCGGGATGACGCTCCCGCGCGTCGAACTGCCCGGTGACCTGCTGAACGTCCACCTCGTCCCGCAGCTGCCGGACGGCGGCTGGAGCGGGTTCGCCCTCGCCGTCGTCACGATCGCGCTGATCGCCAGCGTGGAGAGCCTGCTCTCGGCGGTCGCGGTCGACCGCATGCACACCGGGCCGCGCGCCAACCTCGACCGCGAGCTGGTCGGGCAGGGCGCGGCCAACATGCTCTCCGGCGCGCTGGGCGGCCTGCCCGTCACCGGCGTCATCGTCCGCAGCTCCACCAACGTCACCGCCGGGGCGAAGTCCCGGGCGTCGGCGGTGCTGCACGGTGTCTGGGTGCTGCTGTTCGTCGTCCTGCTCGCCGGGCTGATCCAGAGCATCCCGCTGGCCGCGCTGGCCGGGCTGCTCGTGCACGTCGGCGCGAAGCTGGTCAACCCCGGGCACATGAAGACCGTGCTGGCCCACGGCGACCTGCCCGTGTACCTGCTCACCCTCGCCGGCGTCGTGGTGTTCGACCTGCTCACCGGCGTGCTGGCGGGCATCGGGCTGGCGGTGGTGCTGATGCTGCGCCGCACGGTCTGGTCGGGTATCCACATCGAACGGGAGGGTGACGACTGGCGCGTCGTCGTCGAAGGTGTGCTGACGTTCCTGTCGGTGCCGCGGCTGTCGAAGGTGCTCGGGACCGTCCCGGGCGGGGTCACCGTGCGGCTGGAACTGGTCGTCGACTACCTCGACCACGCCGCGTTCGAGAGCCTGCACACCTGGCAGCAGGCGCACGAGCGCGCCGGCGGCACGGTGGAGGTCGACGAAGTCGGCCACCCGTGGTTCGGCGAGGGCAAGGCGGGCCGCCCGACGCGGTCCCGGGTCGCCGCGAGCCGGGCGGTGCCGCGCTGGCTGGCGCCGTGGTCGGAGTGGCAGGCGGCGGAAGCGGTCGAGATCCCGGCCCAGCAGACCCGACGCGGCGCCACGGAGTTCCACCGCCGCGCGGCCCCGCTGCTGCGTGACACGCTGTCGGGCCTGGCCGACGGCCAGCGGCCGCGCACCCTGTTCATCACCTGCGGTGATTCCCGGATCGTGCCGAACCTGATCACGACGAGCGGGCCGGGCGACCTGTTCACCATCCGCAACATCGGCAACCTGGTCCCGCCGGGCCAGGCGGACGCGTCGATGAACGCCTCGATCGAGTACGCGGTGGGCGTCCTCGGGGTCGAGGAGATCGTGGTGTGCGGCCACTCGAGCTGCGGTGCGATGGCGGCACTGGCCGACGGTCCGCCGCCGGGGCCGCTGTCGGCCTGGCTGCGCCACGCGGAACCGAGCGCGCACCGGCTGGGCTCGGCCACCCTCGACGGCGCGGTCCCGGACCGGGAGGGCGATCGGCTGGCGCTGCACAACGTCCTCCAGCAGCTGGAGCACCTGCGCGAGTACCCGGCGGTGGCGGCGGCCGAGCCGGCCGGGAAGCTGCAGCTGACGGGGATGTACTTCCACGTCGGCGACGCCCAGGTGTACCTGTTCGACGCGGCCGGGCGGACGTTCCGCCCGGCCGGGGCGCCGGTGGTGGTGCCGGGCGCCTGACCCGCCGGTCGCGTTGCCCGAGGTGCGAGCCGGGTCCGCTTCCGGCGGGCCCGGCTCGCTCCGCACGGTCGCCGCGGCCCGCCTCCGCAGGCCCGTGAAGCCCGGCGCCGCGCGGGCCGCCGGCCGCCCTGACCACGGCCCGCGTGCGCGCCCCGCCCCGGAGTCACTATGTTGATGGCCCGTGACCATGCTGGTGATGACGGGGACCGGGACCGGGGTCGGCAAGACGATCACCACGGCGGCGATCGCGGCCCTGGCGGTGGCCGGGGGACAGCGGGTGGCCGTGCTGAAGCCGGCCCAGACCGGGGTGCGGCCCGATGAGCCGGGTGACCTCCAGGACGTCGTCCGCCTCGCGGGGCCGGACGTCACCACGCGCGAACTGCGCCGCTACCCGGATCCCCTGTCACCGGAGGCCGCCGCCCGGCGCAGTGGGCTGCCGTCGCTCGATCCCGGCGAAATCGCCCAAGCCGCGTCCGACCTCGACACCGCGCACGACCTCACCCTCATCGAGGGCGCCGGCGGGCTGCTCGTGCGTTTCGACCGCGCCGGCGCGAGCCTCGCCGACGTCGCCTGGTCGCTCGGCTCGCTCGTGATCATCGTGGCCGAGGCCGGGCTCGGCACGCTGAACGCCACCGCGCTCACCGCCGAGGTCGCCGGCAAGCGCGGGCTGACCGTCGCCGGCGTGATCATCGGCGCGTGGCCGGCCGAACCGGACCTCGCGGCGCTGTCCAACCTCGAAGACCTGCCGGTCGCGGCGGGGGCACCCCTGCTCGGCGTGCTGCCCGCCGGCATCGGCCGGTCCTCCCGCGAGGACTTCCTGGCCGCGGCGCGGGCCGGGCTCTCGCCGTGGTTCGGCGGCGAATTCGACCCGGAACTTTTCGCTGGTTGCGCTTCCGCCGGGAAGTGACCTGCATCGCTGTCGCCTCGACGCACCTTCGTGCACGATGAGGGACGCTTTCCGCACCACCTCGATCAAGGAGCCGCCGTGACCGCAGTCCCGGACACCGATGTCAGTGACAGCCGGGGCTCCGCCCCGGGCCGGGGGCTCCGCCACCCGGAGCCCCCGAAGGATGTCCTCGCCCTGGCACGCGAGCAGGTCCTCGAAAACGGCGTCGGCCTCGGTGAACAGCAGGTCCTCGACGTGCTCCGGCTGCCCGACGACCGGCTGCCCGACCTCCTCGCTCTGGCGCACGAGGTGCGGATGCGCTGGTGCGGGCCGGAGGTCGAGGTCGAAGGCATCATCAGCCTGAAGACCGGCGGCTGCCCCGAGGACTGCCACTTCTGCTCCCAGTCCGGCCGCTTCCCGACGCCGGTGCGCTCGGCGTGGCTCGACATCCCGAACCTGGTCAAGGCCGCCCGGCAGACCGCCGAAACCGGCGCGACGGAGTTCTGCATCGTCGCCGCCGTCCGCGGGCCGGACCAGCGGCTGCTCTCGCAGGTCCGCGAGGGCGTTCGCGCGATCCGCGCGGACGGGAACGACATCCAGATCGCCTGCTCGCTGGGCATGCTGACGCAGGAGCAGGTCGACGAGCTCGTCGACATGGGCGTCCACCGCTACAACCACAACCTCGAGACGGCGCGTTCGCACTTCCCGTCGGTGGTCACGACGCACACGTGGGAAGAGCGCTGGGACACCCTGCGCATGGTCGCCGACGCGGGCATGGAGGTCTGCTGCGGCGGCATCATCGGCATGGGGGAGACGGTCGAGCAGCGCGCGGAGTTCGCTGTGCAGCTGGCCGAGCTGAACCCGCACGAGGTGCCGATGAACTTCCTCATCCCGCAGCCGGGCACGCCGTACGAGCACTACGAGATCGTCGAGGGTCGCGACGCGCTGCGGACGGTCGCGGCGTTCCGGCTCGCGATGCCGCGCACGATGCTGCGCTTCGCCGGCGGCCGCGAGCTCACGCTGGGCGACCTCGGTGCGGAGCAGGGCATGCTCGGCGGGATCAACGCGATCATCGTCGGCAACTACCTGACCAACCTGGGCCGGCCGGCTTCGGCGGACCTGGAGATGCTGGACGAGCTCAAGATGCCCATCAAGGCCCTCAGTGACAGCCTCTGACGCGGCCTTTTGTGTCCACTGTGGACAGCAGTTGCCGGGTGGGGCGGACCACCCGGCGTGCCACAACCCCCGGACGGCGCTGGAACCACCGCGCTACTGCACGTTCTGCGCGCGCCGGCTGGTGGTCCAGGTGAGCCCGCTCGGCTGGACGGCCCGCTGCAGCCGCCACGGCGAGACCGCGAGCGGCTGACGGCGGCGTGGGGTAACGAACCGGATCGTTCATCAGTGGGGCGGGCCGGCTGGTGCGGCGCGGTGACGAACCGGATCGTTCAGCACGAGTCCGCACGGTCCGCGTCGGCGACACGGCGAGCGGCTCACCCCGCCCACGCCTCGACCGGTTACGCTCGGTGGCACTGTTGCAGGAGGGAGTCCTGGTGAGTGAGTCGTCGGGGCCCGCGCACCGGCCGTCGGCCGTCGCCGGCCCGTGGTCGGTGCCCGTGCTGGTCCGGGAGCGGCGGCCGCGCGTCGTCGTGAAGGCCGACCTGCTGCCCGCCATCAGCGTGCTCGGCACCCTGAGCCTGCTGAGCTTCCCGCTCGCCTTCGCGTGGTCGCGGCTCGCGCCGCCGGAGCGGGTGCGCATCGTCGCCGCCGACGGCACCCAGGGCGCCCTGGAGCTGGAGAGCTGGCACCGGTTCGACGACCTGGCCGTCTTCGGCTTCCTCACGCTCGGGCTGGGGATCGTCGTCGGCGTCGTCTGCTGGCTGCTGCGCGAACGGCGCGGGCCGGTGGTCTTCCTCGCCGCGGTGCTCGGCGTCGCGCTCGCCGGCGCGCTCGCCATGCTGCTCGGCGTCGGCTGGGCGAACAGCCACTACGCCATCTCCAGCCCGCCCGCGCTGGGTTCGGTGATCGAACTGGCGCCACGCCTGGAGTCGTGGTGGGTGCTGCTGACCGGCCCGCTCGGCGTGTCGA is from Amycolatopsis mediterranei and encodes:
- a CDS encoding glycosyltransferase family 4 protein; translation: MLRTLLVTNDFPPRPGGIQNYLNSFATRLPADDLVVYAPSWESRTGSHEEFDAEAPFEVVRHPTSLMLPTPDVLRRAKQIMRARDCEAVWFGAAAPLALLGHPLRRAGARRVVASTHGHEVGWSMLPASRQALRRIGDTADVVTYVSRYTRGRFAAAFGAMAGLELLPSGVDTEVFRPDPAARAEIRARHGLGDRPTVVCVSRLVPRKGQDQLIRALPAIRERVPDAALLLVGGGPYRKKLTELVTELGLERDVVLTGSVPWAELPAHYTAGDVFAMPARTRGKGLDVEGLGIVYLEASATGLPVVAGNSGGAPEAVLDEVTGHVVEGRDVVQLSETLVSLLADPVRARRMGEAGRAWVTANWRWDVMARRLSGLLDGDPVAVVR
- a CDS encoding uridine kinase — protein: MRYRPISPAVLAEELTDRIDALTSPRIAVAVDGAAGATGTAELADALVDPLRLRGRATLRVSAGDFLRPASLRFEHGRTNPDARYTGWLDLGALRREVLEPLKGSGEVLPSLWDAERDRATRAERVPLPEGGVVLLDGELLLGAGLAVDLAVHLWLSPAALRRRVPEAWAVPAYERYEEEVDPSSLADVVVRVDDPRHPALYTP
- a CDS encoding SRPBCC family protein; the encoded protein is MSSSVGKTADVGWNIGVSRTLPYPAEVVWDFLVSREGVTIWLGPGVELPREPGAEYETANGTVGEIRSFADGDRVRLTWRPSDWDHDSTVQVRLSGTGAKTTLRFHQEWLADAEERAQQRAYWQDVTERVVAALAER
- a CDS encoding cytochrome P450 family protein, with product MTTDEILEVAQDFAQDAHLFSEMLREGGPVRLVRLPPRGLPCYVVTGFAEARALLADPRLQKSSQGIRAVFEAKLPPEALQNGLGQDLSWHMLNSDPPDHTRLRKLVNKAFTARTVARLRPRVEEITAELLDALAGQERADLVASFAAPLPITVICELLGVREEDRAEFSGWSRTLLSAAVNLEQVQAAAASMFAYLTDLIAQKRAEPAEDLLSDLVHASDDGDSLSEPELVSMAFLLLVAGHETTVNLIANAVLALLREPEQLARLRAEPELLPGAVEEFLRFDGPIHLATLRFTAEPVEVAGVTIPAGELVLVSLLGANRDAERYPEPDRLDITRAVSGHLAFGHGIHYCVGAPLARLEAEIALGGLLARFPGLALDAKADELVYRTSSLVHGLETLPVRL
- a CDS encoding adenosylmethionine--8-amino-7-oxononanoate transaminase → MDSADLLALDAQHVWHPYAPMPAKVPALLVTEASGVRLKLADGRELVDGMSSWWSAIHGYRHPVLDAALTAQAGRMSHVMFGGLTHEPAITLAKTLADLSPDGLEHVFLCDSGSVSVEVAAKMCLQYQRSRGLPGKRRLLTWRGGYHGDTFTPMSVCDPDGGMHSLWRGILPEQVFVPAPPSGFDTPPDQSYVDLLAAEIERHEDELAAVIVEPVVQGAGGMRFHHPAYLRALRELTEAHDVLLVFDEIATGFGRTGALFAAEHAGVTPDVMCVGKALTGGYLSMAAALCTPEVAAGIARGELPVLAHGPTFMGNPLASAVANASLGLLADGGWRTDVTRLEKGLLDGLAPARDLPAVTDVRVLGGIGVLQLDHPVDLAVATDVVTAHGAWLRPFRDLVYAMPPYVSTDDDLAVITGAMLAVAEKA
- a CDS encoding bifunctional SulP family inorganic anion transporter/carbonic anhydrase; translation: MIEIVRGEHDTGPPKHSAHLENLEHDFLASIVVFLVAVPLSLGVAFAAGAPLLSGLISAVVGGLVASLFGGSPLQVSGPSAALTVVLADTIATHGWPVTCAITVAAGLLQILFGLTRAARAALAVSPAIVHGLLAGIGVTLVLGQLHVVLGGSAQGSAPANVLALPGQVAAHHDQAVLIGVVTLGVLLAWPRLPNAVRRVPAPLAAVALATGLSIATGMTLPRVDLPAGLPSLHLVPRLPDGGWGGFAVAAVTIALIAGLESLLSAVSVDKLRGGPRTDLDRELIGQGAANVAAGALGGFPVTGVIVRSMTNFEAGARTRASAILHCGWILAACLLLTGVLRLIPLAALAALLVYVGTKLVNLHGLKEVRRHGDLPVYAVTLAGAVAVNLLTGVAAGVLLALAMMLRRMIFSGIHVERESTGRAGDRHRVVIEGALTFLSVPRLTRVLADVPPHAEVTLELLVDYLDHAAFDCLRGWQQAHAGPVTVDEIGHPWFGRGRAGEPTVRRSVAARVVPRWLAPWSEWQAEHVVLPAQRTASSLLCRGASEFQRRTAPLLRDTWSGLAHGQQPHTLFITCGDARIVPNLITTSGPGDLFTVRNIGNLVPPADGTDSSVGAAIEYAVGVLEVAEIVVCGHSGCGAMKALLGRAPAGLDQLGSWLRHGEATLRRRSREAPLLLGGERPAAEADQLALQNVAQQLEMLRGYPVVAAALERGALRLTGMYFDVGAAQVSLLDDVVRGFVPAGALEH
- a CDS encoding SulP family inorganic anion transporter encodes the protein MVIMRPLAVLRHDLPASLVVFLVAVPLSLGIALASGAPVAAGLVAAVVGGIVAGALGGSVLQVSGPAAGLTVVMAETIQTFGWVVTCAITVAAGACQILLGLSRIARAALAISPAIVHGMLAGIGVTIVLGQLHVILGGKAQSSAVENVAELPAQIIAHHDAATIVGLITIGLLLLWPKLPAAVRKVPGPLAAIAVATVVSVVSGMTLPRVELPGDLLNVHLVPQLPDGGWSGFALAVVTIALIASVESLLSAVAVDRMHTGPRANLDRELVGQGAANMLSGALGGLPVTGVIVRSSTNVTAGAKSRASAVLHGVWVLLFVVLLAGLIQSIPLAALAGLLVHVGAKLVNPGHMKTVLAHGDLPVYLLTLAGVVVFDLLTGVLAGIGLAVVLMLRRTVWSGIHIEREGDDWRVVVEGVLTFLSVPRLSKVLGTVPGGVTVRLELVVDYLDHAAFESLHTWQQAHERAGGTVEVDEVGHPWFGEGKAGRPTRSRVAASRAVPRWLAPWSEWQAAEAVEIPAQQTRRGATEFHRRAAPLLRDTLSGLADGQRPRTLFITCGDSRIVPNLITTSGPGDLFTIRNIGNLVPPGQADASMNASIEYAVGVLGVEEIVVCGHSSCGAMAALADGPPPGPLSAWLRHAEPSAHRLGSATLDGAVPDREGDRLALHNVLQQLEHLREYPAVAAAEPAGKLQLTGMYFHVGDAQVYLFDAAGRTFRPAGAPVVVPGA